In Neofelis nebulosa isolate mNeoNeb1 chromosome 10, mNeoNeb1.pri, whole genome shotgun sequence, one DNA window encodes the following:
- the SMIM38 gene encoding small integral membrane protein 38, translating to MRPGLLTGEAASLAPWPVTRRRGGPGSDRGEQGSRPLPPSTARTPVGTPTLGMASWWEGSTGPDPLLVLLVIVLLARFILWSCLGTYIDYKLARRHPQKPKED from the coding sequence ATGCGGCCGGGCCTCTTGACCGGGGAGGCCGCGAGCCTCGCGCCCTGGCCTGTCACTCGCCGCCGGGGAGGCCCGGGCTCTGAtcggggggagcaggggagcaggcccctcccccccagcacaGCCCGCACCCCAGTGGGGACCCCCACCCTCGGCATGGCCTCCTGGTGGGAGGGAAGCACGGGCCCTGACCCACTCCTGGTCCTGCTGGTCATTGTCCTGTTAGCCCGCTTCATTCTCTGGTCCTGCCTCGGGACCTACATAGACTATAAGTTGGCCCGGCGGCACCCCCAGAAGCCCAAGGAGGACTAG